In one window of Caenimonas aquaedulcis DNA:
- a CDS encoding PAS domain-containing hybrid sensor histidine kinase/response regulator — protein sequence MPIPSTRLARRAGDALRVGPFSVTRSAQALLKEGALQDAILTSATFSLIATDEKGVIQVFNVGAERMLGYRAQDVIDLLSPSDFHDAQEVALRAETLTLELGTPIAPGFEALAFKASRDIEDSYELTYVCKDGSRFPAIVSVTALRDARGSLIGFLLIGTDNSARKRAESELKEAMAAAETANRAKSDFLSSMSHELRTPLNAILGFAQLLETGAPAPTAAQQRNIDQILKAGWYLLELINEVLDLALIESGKLTLSNEPVSLAEVMTECRAMVEPQARSRSIGMSFPRFDVPCFINADRTRVKQVLINLLFNAIKYNRPRGTVVVEAAVTAIGWHRVSVRDSGVGLSPEQVGQLFQPFNRLGKESGAEEGTGIGLVVTKRLVNLMGGTIGVDSTLGVGSVFWVEFRTSAAPCFTHAPEGHAAAARPSVPEGTPLRTVLYVEDNPANLELVGQLIARRNDLHMLSASDAKLGIEYARACLPEVILMDINLPGMSGLEAMKVLRADATTAHIPIIALSANAVPRDVERAIEAGFFNYITKPIMVGQFMDALDVALHLAQTTPRTLGAAAP from the coding sequence ATGCCCATCCCTTCCACACGCCTCGCGCGCCGGGCCGGCGACGCCCTGCGCGTGGGGCCCTTCTCGGTCACGCGCAGCGCGCAGGCCCTGCTCAAGGAGGGCGCGCTGCAGGATGCCATCCTCACCAGCGCCACCTTCTCGCTCATCGCCACCGACGAGAAGGGAGTCATCCAGGTGTTCAACGTCGGCGCGGAGCGGATGCTCGGCTATCGCGCGCAGGACGTCATCGACCTGCTGAGCCCGAGCGACTTCCATGACGCGCAGGAAGTTGCGCTGCGCGCCGAAACGCTGACGCTGGAACTCGGCACGCCCATCGCCCCGGGCTTCGAGGCGCTCGCGTTCAAGGCCTCGCGCGACATCGAGGACAGCTACGAGCTCACCTACGTGTGCAAGGACGGCAGCCGCTTCCCGGCGATCGTCTCCGTGACCGCGCTGCGCGACGCGCGGGGGAGCCTGATCGGGTTCCTCCTGATCGGCACCGACAACTCCGCGCGCAAGCGCGCGGAGTCGGAACTGAAGGAGGCCATGGCCGCGGCGGAGACGGCCAACCGCGCGAAGTCGGACTTTCTCTCCAGCATGAGCCACGAGCTGCGCACGCCGCTCAACGCGATCCTCGGCTTCGCGCAGCTGCTCGAGACGGGCGCGCCGGCGCCCACCGCGGCCCAGCAGCGCAACATCGACCAGATTCTCAAGGCCGGGTGGTACCTGCTGGAGCTGATCAACGAAGTGCTGGACCTCGCGCTCATCGAGTCGGGCAAGCTCACGCTGTCGAACGAGCCGGTGTCGCTCGCCGAAGTCATGACCGAATGCCGCGCCATGGTGGAGCCGCAGGCGCGTTCGCGCAGCATCGGCATGAGCTTTCCGCGTTTCGACGTCCCGTGCTTCATCAATGCCGATCGCACGCGCGTGAAGCAGGTGCTGATCAACCTCCTGTTCAACGCCATCAAGTACAACCGCCCCCGGGGCACGGTCGTGGTGGAGGCGGCGGTGACCGCGATCGGCTGGCATCGCGTCAGCGTGCGCGACAGCGGCGTGGGCCTCTCGCCGGAGCAGGTCGGCCAGCTGTTCCAGCCCTTCAACCGCCTCGGCAAGGAATCGGGCGCGGAGGAGGGCACCGGCATCGGCCTGGTCGTGACCAAGCGCCTGGTCAACCTGATGGGCGGCACCATCGGCGTGGACAGCACGCTGGGCGTCGGCAGCGTGTTCTGGGTGGAATTCCGGACTTCGGCGGCCCCCTGTTTCACCCACGCGCCCGAGGGACACGCGGCGGCGGCGCGGCCGAGCGTGCCCGAGGGCACGCCCCTGCGCACCGTGCTGTACGTGGAGGACAACCCCGCCAACCTGGAGCTGGTGGGCCAGCTCATCGCCCGCCGCAACGACCTGCACATGCTGAGCGCGTCCGACGCCAAGCTGGGTATCGAGTACGCACGCGCCTGCCTGCCCGAAGTCATCCTCATGGACATCAACCTGCCCGGCATGAGCGGGCTCGAGGCCATGAAAGTCCTGCGCGCCGACGCGACGACGGCGCACATCCCGATCATCGCGCTCAGCGCGAATGCAGTTCCGCGCGACGTCGAGCGCGCCATCGAGGCGGGCTTCTTCAACTACATCACCAAGCCCATCATGGTCGGCCAGTTCATGGATGCGCTGGACGTCGCCTTGCACCTGGCGCAGACGACCCCTCGCACCCTGGGAGCGGCAGCGCCATGA
- a CDS encoding response regulator: MIHADTAMLGARILIVDDQQANVSLLEEMLSQAGYTNVSSTLDPLAVSALHRRHDYDLILLDLHMPAMDGFQVIEALKTNERDAWLPVLVITAQPGHKLRALQAGARDFVSKPFDLLEVLTRIRNMLEVRLLYRRMQDHNAVLDAMVRERTAELRESEARYRSLTELASDWYWEQDEDGVFTKVSGPVLEMLGIRVDGAGEPADSTAASGWDETERSALQSAIEARQPFLDFIFSRVNPDGSRQRFRVSGEPMFGRACQFLGYRGIGVEISRDTEGTC; encoded by the coding sequence ATGATCCACGCAGACACCGCCATGCTGGGCGCCCGCATCCTCATCGTCGACGACCAGCAGGCGAACGTGAGCCTGCTCGAGGAGATGCTTTCCCAGGCGGGCTACACGAACGTAAGCTCGACCCTCGATCCGCTCGCGGTGTCCGCGTTGCACCGCAGGCACGACTACGACCTCATCCTGCTGGACCTGCACATGCCGGCGATGGACGGCTTCCAGGTGATCGAGGCGCTCAAGACCAACGAGCGCGACGCGTGGCTGCCGGTGCTGGTCATCACCGCCCAGCCCGGCCACAAGCTGCGGGCGCTGCAGGCGGGCGCGCGGGACTTCGTGAGCAAGCCCTTCGACCTGCTGGAGGTGCTCACGCGCATCCGCAACATGCTGGAGGTGCGCCTCCTCTATCGCCGCATGCAGGACCACAACGCCGTGCTGGACGCGATGGTGCGCGAGCGCACCGCCGAACTGCGCGAGAGCGAGGCCCGCTACCGGAGCCTCACCGAGCTCGCGTCCGACTGGTACTGGGAACAGGACGAGGACGGGGTGTTCACCAAGGTCTCGGGGCCCGTGCTCGAGATGCTGGGGATCCGCGTCGACGGGGCGGGCGAGCCGGCCGATTCGACCGCCGCCTCGGGTTGGGACGAGACCGAGCGCAGCGCCCTGCAGAGCGCGATCGAGGCGCGGCAGCCCTTCCTGGACTTCATCTTCAGCCGCGTCAATCCGGACGGCTCGCGCCAACGCTTCCGGGTGAGCGGCGAACCCATGTTCGGGCGCGCTTGCCAGTTCCTGGGCTACCGGGGCATCGGCGTCGAGATCTCGCGCGACACCGAAGGGACGTGCTGA
- a CDS encoding sensor histidine kinase, whose product MAALESQQLESTALEAQRRQVSFLATVAHELRNPLMPLRLAAQMLDRARADEAAHAKLQATIKGQVAQMTRLIGDLLDGSRISTGKFRLERTLVDLGDILDRAVETCLPGMDLRHHRFTREVQGGRMPVLADTVRLVQVFGNLLENSSKYTREGGRISLSAVAGPRTVVVTIADNGIGITPAALPHVFDMFVRDAHASEVNEGLGIGLAVVRELVRAHEGTVVAASRGKDLGSEFTVTLPLGAITAAAGAAAPQPA is encoded by the coding sequence GTGGCGGCGCTCGAATCGCAGCAGCTTGAGTCCACGGCCCTGGAGGCGCAGCGCCGGCAGGTGTCCTTCCTGGCGACCGTCGCGCACGAGCTGCGCAACCCGCTGATGCCCTTGCGCCTGGCGGCGCAGATGCTGGATCGCGCCCGCGCGGACGAAGCCGCGCATGCGAAGCTGCAGGCGACCATCAAGGGCCAGGTCGCCCAGATGACGCGGCTCATCGGCGACCTGCTGGACGGCTCGCGTATCAGCACCGGCAAGTTCCGGCTGGAACGCACGCTGGTGGACCTCGGCGACATCCTGGACCGCGCGGTGGAGACCTGCCTGCCCGGCATGGACCTGCGGCACCACCGCTTCACGCGTGAAGTGCAGGGCGGCCGCATGCCGGTGCTGGCCGACACGGTGCGCCTGGTGCAGGTGTTCGGCAACCTGCTGGAAAATTCCTCCAAGTACACGCGCGAAGGCGGGCGGATCTCGCTGAGCGCGGTCGCGGGGCCGCGCACGGTGGTCGTCACCATCGCGGACAACGGCATCGGCATCACGCCGGCGGCGTTGCCGCACGTCTTCGACATGTTCGTGCGCGACGCGCATGCGTCGGAGGTGAACGAAGGCCTGGGCATCGGCCTGGCCGTCGTGCGGGAACTGGTGCGCGCGCACGAGGGCACCGTGGTGGCGGCCAGCCGCGGCAAGGACCTCGGCAGCGAGTTCACGGTGACCTTGCCGCTCGGCGCGATCACCGCGGCCGCGGGCGCCGCCGCACCGCAGCCGGCGTAG